A genomic stretch from Chroococcidiopsis sp. SAG 2025 includes:
- a CDS encoding phage tail protein, whose protein sequence is MVLMPPTNALFAAAMERTGRRLDPYMGYNFLVEIGGLLTGGFTTVSGLESSIQLQDYQEGGVNGYAHQFPTQVTYPNLVLTYGITDLNVLWHWFNAAAEGIILRLNGTVMMLDRDRQPVSWWNFKDAYPVRWVGPQLDASNSNTVVVEQLELVHRGVTKPALALAHSAARLVKQNRATTSLKLNR, encoded by the coding sequence ATGGTATTAATGCCCCCTACTAATGCCCTGTTTGCTGCGGCAATGGAGCGAACGGGTCGCCGACTCGATCCCTACATGGGATATAACTTTCTGGTGGAAATTGGTGGCTTATTGACGGGCGGTTTTACCACCGTTTCGGGACTAGAGAGCAGTATTCAACTTCAGGATTATCAAGAAGGCGGCGTGAATGGCTATGCCCATCAATTTCCCACCCAAGTCACCTATCCTAATCTAGTTTTGACCTACGGCATTACCGATTTGAATGTGCTGTGGCACTGGTTCAACGCGGCGGCTGAGGGTATCATTCTGCGGCTCAACGGCACTGTGATGATGCTCGATCGGGATCGCCAACCTGTGAGCTGGTGGAATTTCAAAGATGCTTATCCCGTGCGCTGGGTAGGTCCCCAGTTAGATGCTAGCAACTCCAATACAGTAGTCGTCGAGCAACTGGAACTGGTGCATCGGGGCGTAACAAAACCGGCGCTGGCTCTAGCACATTCAGCCGCTCGGTTAGTCAAGCAGAATCGCGCCACCACATCGCTCAAACTGAACCGCTAG
- a CDS encoding phage tail sheath family protein has protein sequence MLPLTHATPGVYWEQSVSSPAPEFLTGVPVLIGFATKGDVARPQLLTLWTQFVEIFGIAGTSDLPDAVQGFFGNGGRACYVVRLRDFISIEAALAEALEAIAVLDGVDLVCAPDLATSSQDTAQLLPMQEALLDYCQEMGDRFAILDTHRNATIDDVVEQQQQLSSHPGSHNSALYFPWIQVQHLNTSLPKLIPPCGHIAGIYAQSDLDVGVHKAPANFVINGAVDLSLLLSDAERQKLNLNNQDNQVGKINCLRILPGRGIRVWGARTLSQDAAWRYVNVRRLFLMVGRWIDRNLTNFTFEPNDIMLWIRIERELTAYLETLLAQGALQGNSPQEAFYIKCDAETNPPEVRDRGMVITEIGLAPTVPSEFIVVRLIQGETGVTLV, from the coding sequence ATGTTGCCCTTGACTCATGCAACTCCAGGGGTTTATTGGGAACAAAGCGTTTCGTCCCCCGCCCCTGAGTTTCTGACGGGTGTACCTGTTTTGATTGGGTTTGCAACAAAAGGCGATGTTGCTCGACCTCAGTTGCTGACACTGTGGACGCAGTTTGTAGAAATATTTGGCATTGCGGGAACAAGTGACTTACCCGATGCAGTGCAAGGCTTTTTTGGCAATGGCGGTAGGGCTTGCTACGTGGTAAGACTGCGCGATTTCATATCCATCGAAGCTGCTTTAGCAGAGGCACTGGAGGCGATCGCCGTTTTGGATGGCGTTGACCTGGTGTGCGCGCCCGACTTAGCCACAAGCAGCCAGGATACAGCCCAATTGTTGCCAATGCAGGAAGCATTGTTAGATTACTGCCAGGAGATGGGCGATCGCTTTGCTATTCTAGATACTCACCGAAATGCCACCATTGACGATGTTGTAGAGCAACAGCAGCAGCTTTCCAGCCATCCAGGGAGTCATAACAGCGCCCTGTATTTTCCCTGGATTCAAGTGCAGCACCTTAATACCAGTCTGCCTAAACTGATTCCGCCCTGCGGACATATTGCAGGTATTTACGCCCAAAGCGATCTAGATGTGGGCGTTCACAAAGCACCTGCTAACTTTGTCATCAATGGCGCGGTGGATCTGAGTTTGCTGCTGTCCGATGCCGAGCGGCAAAAGCTCAATCTTAATAATCAGGATAATCAGGTAGGAAAAATCAATTGTCTGCGAATTCTGCCAGGACGGGGCATTCGCGTTTGGGGAGCGCGGACGTTGAGCCAGGATGCCGCCTGGCGCTATGTGAATGTGCGGCGGTTGTTTCTGATGGTGGGGCGCTGGATCGATCGCAATCTGACAAACTTTACCTTTGAACCCAACGATATAATGCTGTGGATTCGGATTGAGCGCGAACTCACTGCCTATCTAGAGACTCTACTAGCACAAGGGGCGCTTCAGGGCAACTCACCGCAAGAAGCGTTTTACATCAAGTGCGATGCCGAAACCAATCCGCCAGAAGTCCGCGATCGCGGTATGGTAATTACCGAAATTGGTTTAGCCCCCACCGTTCCCAGCGAGTTTATTGTAGTGCGGCTGATTCAAGGAGAAACCGGAGTCACCCTCGTCTAA
- a CDS encoding LysM peptidoglycan-binding domain-containing protein, producing the protein MLTKLAKLKIWPETRNRLQKPFEVPYNPNQIQMVQIGWQHDDRNTLTPADTPATLTFELFFDTSLPDSLPSSLGLVNAASYLSALPVPLPKVSIAKDVRPYTKKITDLTKPDGTLSKQPRPPICLLQWGNLSEPFEFWSVLMQVTTTYTRFLSDGTPTRANLSCSFEEWQSAKTQKKRSKLVDDPTRIVKRGETLSSIAAEEYGDPALWRVIAAANRLTDPRKLTPGQLLDVPPLRPGNTQSRG; encoded by the coding sequence ATGTTGACGAAATTGGCAAAACTAAAAATTTGGCCCGAGACGCGAAACCGATTGCAAAAACCGTTTGAGGTGCCTTATAACCCCAATCAAATTCAAATGGTTCAGATCGGTTGGCAGCATGACGATCGCAACACCTTGACTCCAGCAGACACACCCGCCACGTTAACGTTTGAGTTATTTTTTGATACCAGCTTGCCCGATTCGCTGCCTAGCTCTCTCGGCCTGGTCAATGCTGCATCGTATTTAAGCGCACTGCCAGTTCCCTTACCCAAAGTCAGCATTGCTAAAGATGTGCGACCCTACACAAAAAAAATTACTGACCTGACAAAGCCCGACGGCACTCTTAGTAAACAACCGCGACCCCCAATCTGCTTATTGCAGTGGGGAAATTTGAGCGAACCGTTTGAGTTTTGGAGCGTGTTGATGCAGGTGACGACCACCTACACGCGCTTTTTGAGTGATGGTACTCCCACTCGCGCAAATCTCAGTTGCTCGTTTGAAGAGTGGCAGTCTGCCAAAACGCAGAAAAAGCGCAGCAAGCTCGTTGACGACCCGACGCGCATTGTCAAACGCGGCGAAACTCTCAGCAGTATTGCTGCTGAGGAATATGGCGATCCGGCACTGTGGCGAGTCATTGCAGCTGCCAATCGGCTCACCGATCCGCGCAAACTCACCCCCGGTCAACTCCTGGACGTGCCGCCGCTACGTCCTGGTAATACTCAGTCGCGAGGATAG
- a CDS encoding phage baseplate assembly protein V yields MMSTQLAQIMGAPESRDRFYGVTIGIVTNNQDKENLGRVKVKFPWLTETDEGYWARVLTPMAGTNQDTKNRYGIYFLPEVDTEVLVAFEHGAIEFPYILGALWNGKDKPIESNSDGKNNLRTLKSRSGHTIRLDDTKDDEKIEIIDSSGKNRIVISTKANTVTISSDADIAIQSQNGKLKLSGKGIELKSAAEIKVEAKQTLDLKAGPQLNINAKMVNIN; encoded by the coding sequence ATGATGTCAACTCAGCTTGCTCAAATCATGGGTGCGCCAGAATCGCGCGATCGCTTTTATGGTGTGACGATCGGCATTGTCACCAACAATCAGGATAAAGAAAATCTGGGGCGCGTCAAAGTGAAATTTCCCTGGTTGACAGAAACCGATGAAGGCTACTGGGCGAGAGTTCTGACCCCAATGGCAGGTACTAACCAAGATACGAAGAATAGATATGGCATCTATTTTCTGCCGGAAGTGGATACAGAAGTTTTAGTGGCATTTGAACACGGGGCGATCGAGTTTCCCTATATTCTGGGTGCTTTGTGGAACGGCAAAGACAAACCCATTGAATCGAATAGCGACGGGAAAAATAACCTACGCACGCTGAAATCTCGCAGCGGTCACACGATTCGATTAGATGATACCAAAGATGATGAAAAGATTGAAATTATTGATAGTAGCGGTAAGAACAGGATCGTAATTAGCACCAAAGCAAACACCGTGACGATCTCCAGCGATGCCGACATTGCGATTCAATCCCAGAACGGTAAACTCAAACTCAGCGGTAAAGGAATTGAACTCAAATCAGCAGCGGAAATCAAAGTAGAGGCGAAACAAACTTTAGATTTGAAAGCAGGTCCGCAACTGAATATCAACGCCAAGATGGTGAACATCAACTGA
- a CDS encoding phage tail protein has product MPASNAHKPDPYQGYNFFVEWNSIIHAGFRQCSGLSASQASGEYREGTDPPTMRKLPGLNTYSNITLQRGITNNKELWSWRENVMKGNADRRDISIVLMDRTGQEKIRWNLSNCWPITWTAPDFDATTDGAAIETLELVHEGITIDDWK; this is encoded by the coding sequence ATGCCTGCTAGCAATGCTCATAAACCCGATCCCTATCAGGGCTATAACTTTTTTGTCGAGTGGAACAGCATTATTCACGCTGGATTTCGGCAATGTTCGGGACTGAGTGCCTCTCAAGCATCGGGAGAATACCGCGAGGGTACCGATCCGCCCACCATGCGAAAACTACCCGGACTCAACACCTACAGTAATATCACCTTACAGCGTGGTATTACTAACAACAAAGAACTATGGAGTTGGCGCGAAAACGTGATGAAAGGCAATGCCGATCGCCGCGATATCTCGATTGTGTTGATGGATCGAACCGGACAGGAAAAAATTCGCTGGAACCTGTCGAACTGCTGGCCGATTACCTGGACTGCCCCTGATTTTGATGCTACCACCGATGGAGCCGCGATCGAAACATTGGAACTGGTACACGAAGGCATCACCATCGACGATTGGAAGTAA
- a CDS encoding PAAR domain-containing protein, which translates to MSQPVARQGDLIATACVHQVQGQPPAPASPVVAPVSHPFNATFDGQLSQKVKIDGKFVVLQGSTALAKVHIALPPPGTAPLGFVKPPNNQAEVSQGSKTVKIEGKFVARVGDPVKTCSELPPPHGAIAPAPGKPTQVFIGG; encoded by the coding sequence ATGAGCCAACCCGTTGCCCGCCAGGGCGATCTGATTGCCACCGCCTGCGTGCATCAGGTACAGGGACAACCCCCTGCTCCTGCTTCGCCCGTAGTCGCACCTGTTTCCCACCCGTTTAATGCCACGTTCGACGGACAGTTGAGCCAAAAGGTGAAAATTGACGGCAAGTTTGTGGTATTGCAAGGCAGCACAGCACTGGCAAAAGTGCATATCGCCCTACCGCCGCCAGGAACTGCACCTCTCGGCTTTGTCAAACCACCCAATAACCAGGCAGAAGTCTCCCAGGGTAGCAAAACAGTGAAGATTGAAGGCAAATTTGTAGCACGGGTTGGCGATCCAGTCAAGACGTGTAGCGAACTACCGCCGCCGCATGGAGCGATCGCCCCTGCTCCGGGAAAACCCACACAGGTATTTATCGGAGGGTAG
- a CDS encoding phage late control D family protein — MLSTNRAKIPIPTIQVSVQGSPRQFEAIADYLETAVVTDDIEAPSMFALTLTSWDTEAGKFFDWLDNDALDLGKAIEIRLGYDSDLKPLISGEITGLEPEFTPDSQPTLTVRGHDLRHRLMRGHKTQSFTQMKLSDVARQAIKTAGLKGKVIPTTDKLDYILQHNQTDLEFLQAQARRIGYEVMMVGEVLHFRPQQFSENKVLTLSPKADRLEFSPRLSTMRQVRQVEVQGWNPQEKQPIAGKASANQDKIGKMGGTTSGSMAVDKESIYRIVTQPIASKAEADRLAQANFDRRSLEYISGEGSCTGRVDLRAGSVVEIADIGQRFSGLYYVISAVHTYNPEQNYTTQFTVRRNAT; from the coding sequence ATGCTTTCCACAAACCGCGCTAAAATTCCCATTCCCACGATTCAGGTGTCTGTGCAAGGCAGCCCCCGCCAATTTGAGGCGATCGCCGATTATCTGGAAACAGCCGTTGTCACCGACGACATCGAAGCACCTAGTATGTTTGCCCTGACCTTGACCAGTTGGGACACGGAAGCGGGAAAATTCTTCGACTGGTTGGATAACGATGCGTTGGATTTAGGCAAGGCGATCGAAATTCGGCTGGGCTATGACAGCGACTTGAAGCCTTTAATTTCAGGTGAAATCACCGGATTAGAGCCAGAGTTTACACCGGACAGTCAGCCGACATTAACGGTGCGGGGTCACGATCTGCGCCATCGCCTGATGCGGGGTCACAAAACTCAATCCTTCACCCAAATGAAGTTGAGTGATGTGGCAAGGCAGGCGATCAAAACCGCAGGACTGAAGGGTAAAGTCATCCCCACCACCGACAAGCTGGATTACATCCTTCAGCATAATCAGACGGATCTGGAATTTCTTCAGGCGCAGGCACGCCGGATTGGCTACGAAGTGATGATGGTTGGCGAAGTGCTACATTTTCGTCCCCAGCAGTTTTCCGAAAACAAAGTACTGACCCTGAGTCCTAAAGCCGATCGCCTAGAGTTTTCGCCCCGCCTCAGCACAATGCGGCAGGTGCGGCAGGTGGAAGTACAAGGCTGGAATCCGCAGGAGAAACAACCGATTGCTGGGAAAGCTAGCGCTAACCAAGACAAAATCGGCAAAATGGGTGGCACCACTAGCGGCTCGATGGCGGTAGACAAAGAATCGATCTACCGGATTGTCACCCAGCCGATTGCCAGCAAAGCCGAAGCCGACCGATTGGCACAAGCTAACTTTGATCGGCGATCGCTCGAATATATCAGCGGTGAAGGTTCCTGTACCGGACGAGTCGATTTACGAGCAGGCAGCGTGGTAGAAATTGCTGATATTGGTCAGCGGTTTAGCGGTTTATATTACGTGATTTCCGCCGTTCATACCTATAATCCCGAACAAAACTACACCACTCAATTCACGGTCAGGAGAAATGCCACATGA
- a CDS encoding DUF6760 family protein: MQEEVAYIAYHFHWSPEQIMQLEHRDRQQWVAEIARINQQFNSASV; encoded by the coding sequence CTGCAAGAGGAGGTAGCGTATATTGCCTATCACTTTCACTGGTCGCCGGAGCAAATTATGCAGCTCGAACACCGCGATCGCCAACAGTGGGTGGCTGAAATTGCTCGGATTAATCAACAGTTTAATAGCGCTTCCGTTTGA
- a CDS encoding phage tail assembly protein, with translation MQSTELEFTLPQGYIDSEGNIHKEGTMRLATAYDEIAPLRDPRVQSNPGYLVIILLARVITRLGELPSLNPKTIEGLFSADLVYLQDFYQRINQVGHTRFQVTCPHCQGEFEVEPVPEGELLATP, from the coding sequence ATTCAGTCCACTGAATTGGAGTTCACCCTACCCCAGGGTTACATCGACTCCGAAGGCAACATTCATAAAGAAGGCACGATGCGATTGGCGACTGCCTATGACGAAATTGCGCCCCTACGCGATCCGCGAGTGCAAAGTAATCCGGGCTACCTAGTAATTATTTTGTTGGCGCGAGTAATTACTCGATTGGGAGAGTTGCCGTCGCTGAATCCGAAAACGATTGAAGGGTTATTTTCAGCCGATCTGGTCTATCTGCAAGATTTTTATCAGCGGATCAATCAAGTTGGTCATACTCGTTTCCAAGTCACCTGTCCCCACTGTCAGGGTGAGTTTGAGGTCGAACCTGTCCCTGAGGGGGAGTTACTCGCTACCCCTTAG
- a CDS encoding GPW/gp25 family protein, with protein sequence MDSEFLGVGWQFPLTIGKDDDKDGRVQMVRYEAAVRQSIEMILSTAPGERLMQPEFGCGIHDLVFATNSAETIGRIVSEVRRSLVEWEARIDVQDVTVQPEADNPNYLLIQINYQIRNTTNRFNLVYPFYLE encoded by the coding sequence ATGGATAGCGAATTTTTAGGCGTGGGATGGCAGTTTCCTTTAACCATCGGCAAGGATGACGACAAGGATGGGCGGGTGCAGATGGTGCGCTATGAGGCAGCAGTGCGCCAGTCAATTGAAATGATTTTGAGCACGGCTCCTGGCGAGCGGCTAATGCAACCAGAGTTTGGCTGTGGCATTCACGATCTGGTGTTTGCTACCAACAGCGCCGAAACCATAGGGCGGATTGTCAGCGAAGTGCGGCGATCGCTCGTGGAGTGGGAAGCCCGGATCGACGTGCAGGATGTGACAGTTCAGCCAGAGGCAGACAATCCAAATTATTTGCTCATCCAAATTAATTACCAGATTCGTAACACGACCAATCGCTTCAATCTAGTTTATCCGTTCTATTTGGAGTAA